The Chitinophaga pinensis DSM 2588 region AGTCGATATGGTTCGTCGTTGGACCAGAGAGCATAATGAGAGTGGCGCACGCAGTTTTCCTGGCAATGGGAAGCAGGATCTGACACCGGAGCAAAAGGAGATCCAGGCTTTGAAGAAAGCACTCAAGGAGGCGGAAATGGAAAATCAAATCCTAAAAAAGGCGGTAACCATCTTCTCCAAGGAAGGCAACAAATATTCAGGTTCATAAAGAATCATAGTGGCAAATTTGATGTCGGGAAGATGTGTAAAGTGTTTAAAGTAAGCCGCAGTGGCTATTATGCCTGGTTAATTAGAAAACCTTCAAAACAGGCGATTGAGAATCACGCTCTAAGCGATAGAATTGAAGCAATATACCGTTCTGGCAAAGGCCGGTATGGAAGTCCTAAAGTAACCAGGGTACTCAAAT contains the following coding sequences:
- a CDS encoding transposase, with amino-acid sequence MSKQQRRSYDKAFKQMAVELYLKGKAASDVAKDLGIGVDMVRRWTREHNESGARSFPGNGKQDLTPEQKEIQALKKALKEAEMENQILKKAVTIFSKEGNKYSGS